From Anaerohalosphaera lusitana, one genomic window encodes:
- a CDS encoding ACT domain-containing protein — protein MKIKQISVFLENRKGRLFDACSILGQNGVNIRACTIAETETFGVLRIVVDKAEQAVEVLKDNGFVANITSVVVAEVADEPGGLAKILKTLSDNDVNIEYMYGFVEKFTDKALMVFRFEDTDRAQKILQQNGIKIINQEEVEGL, from the coding sequence ATGAAGATCAAACAGATTTCAGTCTTTCTTGAAAACCGCAAAGGCAGACTATTCGACGCATGCTCCATACTCGGACAGAACGGCGTAAACATTCGCGCTTGCACGATCGCGGAGACGGAGACATTCGGCGTATTGCGGATCGTGGTCGACAAGGCTGAGCAGGCCGTCGAGGTTCTCAAGGATAACGGCTTTGTAGCGAATATCACTTCCGTCGTCGTCGCAGAAGTCGCGGACGAGCCGGGCGGACTTGCTAAAATACTGAAGACCCTTTCGGACAATGACGTCAACATCGAATACATGTACGGCTTTGTCGAAAAGTTCACCGACAAGGCTTTGATGGTTTTCCGGTTTGAAGACACGGACCGGGCACAGAAGATACTTCAGCAGAACGGCATTAAGATAATCAATCAGGAAGAAGTGGAGGGTCTGTAA
- a CDS encoding phenylacetate--CoA ligase family protein, which yields MIWEKHVECMDQEQLSKLQSQRLKELVTYVYENNPIYKERLDSSGVTPDTINDISDITKLPFTTKMDMRDSYPYGLFSKPQKEIAEIHVSSGTTGNPTLVGYTRKDVALWSNVMARALCCAGGEPGDIIQIAYGYGLFTGGLGFHYGALEMGLTVIPTSSGQTARQLKIMQDFQPRILACTPSYALYMAEAAKEAGLDPRESSWEIGIFGAEPWSESMRNEIEDSLGLIATDVYGLSEIIGPGVSQECTYKDGLHIFSDVFYPEIIDPETGEQVEPGEDGELVITTLTKEGIPLLRYRTRDIVSVNYEKCECGRTSPRVSKIKGRTDDMIVVRGINVFPSQIEHVLVGMEGIGPHYQIVIDREKHSLDKVDILVELDEKRFSDEIKQLHGLETKIKKEIESILSIGVTVKLVEPKTIERSMGKAKRVVDKRNA from the coding sequence GTGATTTGGGAAAAACACGTAGAATGCATGGACCAGGAGCAGCTCAGCAAGCTGCAGTCGCAACGCCTTAAGGAACTGGTCACTTACGTCTATGAAAACAATCCGATCTACAAAGAGAGATTGGACAGTAGCGGAGTGACGCCGGATACGATAAACGACATATCCGACATTACGAAGCTCCCCTTCACTACCAAAATGGACATGCGGGACAGTTATCCGTATGGTCTGTTTTCCAAACCGCAGAAAGAAATCGCTGAGATACATGTCTCCAGCGGTACGACCGGCAATCCGACGCTGGTAGGTTATACTCGCAAGGATGTCGCGTTGTGGTCGAACGTTATGGCACGTGCTCTGTGCTGTGCGGGCGGAGAGCCGGGCGACATAATACAGATCGCGTACGGCTATGGTCTGTTTACCGGCGGGCTTGGTTTCCACTATGGAGCTCTGGAGATGGGGCTGACGGTAATTCCCACATCTTCGGGTCAGACTGCAAGGCAGCTAAAGATCATGCAGGACTTCCAGCCGCGGATTCTTGCCTGTACACCGAGCTATGCACTTTACATGGCTGAGGCGGCTAAGGAAGCTGGGCTGGATCCGCGTGAGAGCAGTTGGGAGATCGGCATATTCGGCGCGGAGCCGTGGAGCGAGTCAATGCGAAACGAGATCGAGGATTCGCTCGGTCTGATCGCGACGGATGTTTACGGCTTGTCCGAGATCATCGGGCCGGGCGTGTCGCAGGAATGCACGTACAAAGACGGCCTGCATATATTCTCGGATGTGTTCTACCCGGAGATCATCGACCCTGAGACGGGTGAGCAGGTTGAGCCTGGTGAGGACGGTGAACTGGTGATCACCACTCTGACTAAAGAGGGCATTCCCCTTCTGCGGTACAGGACACGGGACATTGTCAGCGTCAATTATGAAAAGTGTGAATGTGGTCGAACGAGTCCGCGTGTGTCGAAGATCAAGGGCAGGACGGATGACATGATCGTTGTACGGGGCATCAACGTCTTCCCGTCGCAGATCGAGCATGTGCTGGTGGGTATGGAAGGTATCGGGCCGCACTACCAGATCGTTATCGACCGTGAAAAGCACAGTCTGGACAAGGTGGACATTCTGGTGGAGCTCGACGAAAAAAGATTCAGCGACGAGATCAAGCAGCTTCACGGTCTCGAGACGAAGATCAAAAAAGAGATCGAATCGATTCTCAGTATTGGAGTGACCGTAAAACTGGTAGAGCCCAAGACTATCGAAAGAAGCATGGGCAAGGCCAAAAGAGTTGTCGACAAACGAAACGCATAG
- a CDS encoding 2-oxoacid:acceptor oxidoreductase family protein has protein sequence MSTNVQNITLGGIGGQGVVKASEICGWAAALAGFHVKKSEVHGMAQRGGSVESHVRFGEEVNSPLVAEGRADYLVCFHEDEHNRLKVFLKPDGVDLAGYLSKAEDVIENPRYLNTFLVGVLSAKISDIAEEHWLAAIAKVFAAKYLEENTRVFMEGRRISQE, from the coding sequence ATGAGCACTAATGTTCAGAATATAACGTTGGGTGGAATCGGCGGCCAGGGTGTGGTCAAGGCTTCAGAGATTTGCGGCTGGGCGGCTGCGTTGGCCGGGTTTCACGTTAAAAAGAGCGAGGTTCACGGCATGGCGCAAAGAGGCGGGTCGGTTGAATCGCATGTGCGGTTCGGCGAGGAAGTGAATTCGCCTCTGGTTGCAGAAGGCCGGGCGGACTACCTCGTCTGCTTCCATGAAGACGAGCACAACCGCCTGAAGGTCTTTCTCAAGCCGGACGGTGTTGATCTGGCTGGGTATCTGTCCAAGGCGGAAGATGTGATCGAAAACCCCAGGTATCTGAATACGTTTTTGGTCGGTGTCCTCTCTGCCAAGATCAGCGACATTGCCGAGGAACACTGGCTGGCAGCGATCGCCAAGGTTTTTGCCGCGAAGTACCTCGAAGAAAACACTAGGGTCTTCATGGAAGGACGGAGGATTAGCCAAGAGTGA
- a CDS encoding thiamine pyrophosphate-dependent enzyme has protein sequence MEKAFLSGNEAVAFGAYEAGMQVACAYPGTPSTEILEAIAEFPEIDAQWSVNEKVAYEVALGAAVGGVRSLYACKHVGLNVAMDPLMTSSYTGINAGFVIVVCDDPGMHSSQNEQDTRWVSLYSKMPMLEPSSPSEAKEHVARAFDISEEFDTPVIVRMTTRISHTKEDMVLGKRVEKETAPLSYDEKKYVMIPAFARKRHVVVEERLGKLKDFAETTDLNEITINDKSVGFLTSSIPYHYLKEEYPDASYLKLGFSYPFCDDKIREFADSVDKLVVVEELDPFFETHLAAMGLEFETKDATFQTGELTPDVMKDVVEGKKRPAPAAVAKRPPRLCPGCPHWFSFATLKKHNIYVAGDIGCYTLASLPPTSAMHTCVCMGAGVTFNEGLRKAHPNEKILGVVGDSTFVHSGVTGLINAAYNGSKGVIMIVDNSITAMTGGQQNPATGLTIRNERTKLLDLEALCKSCGADNVDVIDPTNRKEFDALVEKRVTEDALSVIIAKHPCKLIK, from the coding sequence ATGGAAAAAGCGTTCCTCTCAGGAAACGAAGCGGTGGCCTTCGGCGCATACGAAGCAGGCATGCAGGTTGCTTGTGCATATCCGGGCACTCCCTCGACCGAGATCCTCGAAGCGATAGCGGAGTTCCCAGAAATCGATGCCCAGTGGTCAGTAAATGAAAAAGTGGCCTATGAAGTTGCACTCGGTGCGGCAGTTGGCGGCGTGAGGAGCCTTTATGCATGCAAGCATGTAGGGCTGAACGTTGCTATGGACCCGCTGATGACATCGTCTTATACCGGTATCAACGCCGGCTTTGTCATCGTGGTCTGCGATGATCCGGGGATGCACTCTTCGCAGAACGAGCAGGACACCCGCTGGGTCAGCCTGTATTCGAAGATGCCGATGCTGGAACCTTCGAGCCCGAGCGAGGCGAAGGAACACGTTGCGAGGGCATTCGATATCAGCGAAGAATTCGATACGCCTGTGATCGTGAGGATGACCACGCGTATTTCGCACACCAAGGAAGATATGGTGCTGGGTAAACGTGTCGAAAAGGAGACCGCCCCGCTGTCATATGACGAGAAGAAATACGTGATGATACCGGCGTTCGCACGCAAGAGGCATGTGGTGGTGGAGGAACGGCTTGGCAAGCTGAAGGACTTTGCCGAGACGACGGATCTGAACGAAATCACCATCAATGACAAGTCGGTTGGGTTTTTAACCTCGAGCATTCCGTATCATTACCTTAAAGAAGAATACCCCGATGCTTCGTATCTGAAGCTCGGCTTTTCGTATCCGTTCTGTGACGATAAGATCAGGGAGTTTGCGGATTCTGTGGATAAGCTGGTTGTTGTCGAAGAGCTCGATCCGTTCTTTGAGACGCATCTGGCGGCTATGGGGCTGGAGTTTGAGACCAAGGATGCGACATTCCAGACGGGTGAGCTCACGCCGGACGTTATGAAGGACGTCGTCGAGGGCAAGAAACGGCCCGCACCGGCGGCAGTTGCGAAACGGCCACCGCGTTTGTGTCCGGGCTGCCCACACTGGTTCTCGTTCGCAACGCTCAAAAAGCACAATATATACGTCGCTGGCGATATTGGCTGTTATACGCTTGCGTCTCTGCCGCCGACTTCTGCGATGCATACGTGCGTTTGCATGGGTGCGGGCGTGACCTTTAACGAAGGGCTCCGCAAGGCGCATCCGAACGAGAAGATACTAGGCGTGGTGGGAGACTCAACGTTCGTGCATTCGGGCGTAACGGGGCTTATCAATGCCGCTTACAACGGCTCGAAGGGCGTTATAATGATCGTGGACAATTCGATTACCGCGATGACGGGTGGACAGCAGAACCCCGCGACGGGTCTGACGATCCGTAATGAGCGGACCAAGCTGCTGGACCTGGAGGCACTTTGCAAGAGCTGCGGTGCTGATAACGTAGATGTGATCGATCCAACGAACCGCAAGGAATTTGACGCACTTGTCGAAAAACGGGTTACCGAGGATGCACTTTCGGTCATTATCGCAAAACATCCATGTAAGCTTATCAAATAA
- a CDS encoding transposase has protein sequence MRHKGSKSYEFITKRGNISLTGTYYHCSCGSSKPISNLVSSGRKYSRIANELVLRHTASGPYKEVSRFLRQDFSIHISHESLRRRILAVSGSIRQNRDCSSDDRKWDEIAGSKLYGYADGVLINVRREGWKEVKLLRYEDDACSKVSHRAVLGPIKQFGSLARREAIRIGASKAKDMTFLMDGAEGFHRHIKSNLPNAKQVVDYWHCCQHIGECASLLYGENSKRSNRWRSKYCHVLRDKGPKKLIRSLRISKSRVASSEDAEALSKLINFLSRRIERIDYPKLLAMGLRVDSGPIESSCKTVVQARLKSSGMRWSRQGASAMLEVRTALHSDLWEYAIKDCA, from the coding sequence ATGAGACACAAGGGCAGCAAATCCTACGAGTTCATCACCAAGCGTGGCAATATAAGTCTTACCGGCACTTATTATCATTGCAGTTGCGGCAGCAGCAAGCCGATCAGCAATCTTGTCAGCAGCGGCCGCAAATACAGCCGGATCGCCAACGAGCTGGTATTGCGTCATACGGCAAGTGGCCCTTATAAAGAGGTTAGCCGATTTTTGCGTCAAGACTTCAGTATTCATATATCTCACGAATCGCTGAGAAGGCGGATATTGGCGGTTTCAGGCTCTATCAGACAAAACCGTGATTGCAGCAGCGACGACCGGAAGTGGGACGAAATTGCCGGCAGTAAGCTGTATGGCTATGCCGACGGAGTGTTGATAAACGTACGTCGTGAAGGGTGGAAGGAAGTCAAACTTCTGCGTTACGAGGATGACGCCTGTAGTAAGGTCAGCCATCGTGCTGTGCTCGGTCCGATCAAGCAGTTCGGCTCTCTTGCCCGTCGTGAGGCGATTCGGATTGGAGCATCGAAAGCCAAAGACATGACGTTTTTAATGGACGGTGCGGAAGGTTTTCACAGGCATATAAAAAGCAATCTTCCTAATGCAAAACAAGTAGTTGATTACTGGCACTGCTGTCAGCACATTGGCGAGTGTGCCAGTTTGCTTTACGGTGAAAATTCGAAGAGGAGCAATCGCTGGCGAAGCAAATACTGTCATGTACTTCGAGATAAGGGGCCCAAAAAACTGATCAGGAGCTTGCGAATCAGCAAAAGCCGGGTTGCGAGCAGCGAAGACGCCGAGGCCTTGTCGAAGCTGATCAACTTCCTGTCTCGGCGGATTGAGCGGATCGACTATCCGAAATTGCTGGCTATGGGGCTTCGCGTGGACAGCGGACCGATAGAAAGTTCATGCAAAACCGTTGTGCAGGCCCGCCTGAAGAGCTCAGGGATGCGGTGGAGCCGACAAGGAGCATCCGCTATGCTGGAAGTCAGAACCGCACTGCACAGCGATTTATGGGAATATGCTATAAAAGACTGTGCCTAA
- a CDS encoding SIR2 family NAD-dependent protein deacylase yields MDNAIEDARQLLDLLKKANRTVVLTGAGVSTASGIPDFRGPSGLYATVSQRVFEVDFLLSSPEEYYKIAYEYIHPLVDKEPNIAHRALAELEKAGLISAIITQNIDGLHQKAGSQDVIEFHGNVTTFRCVDCSRAFNRTRVDEMIVTDGVPMCQCGGLIRPDLVFFGDLIPEDAISRSQELATTCDVLLIMGTSLAVYPAASIPVLADQSGAKIVIVNKGPTELDHIADYRYEVGLEAFSQALMELIQPK; encoded by the coding sequence ATGGACAACGCGATCGAAGATGCTCGCCAATTATTGGATCTGCTCAAGAAAGCGAACCGGACAGTGGTTCTCACCGGCGCTGGTGTGTCAACCGCCTCCGGCATACCGGATTTTCGCGGTCCCAGCGGACTGTACGCTACGGTCTCACAGCGGGTGTTCGAGGTGGATTTTCTGCTCTCATCCCCAGAAGAATACTACAAGATAGCATACGAGTACATCCATCCGCTCGTGGATAAGGAGCCGAACATCGCACATCGAGCACTCGCCGAACTCGAAAAGGCGGGGCTGATTTCTGCAATAATCACGCAGAATATCGACGGCCTGCACCAAAAGGCCGGTTCACAAGATGTAATAGAGTTTCACGGAAACGTCACCACATTCCGGTGCGTCGACTGCAGCAGGGCGTTTAACAGAACGCGGGTAGACGAAATGATCGTCACTGACGGGGTGCCGATGTGTCAGTGCGGCGGTCTGATACGTCCAGACCTCGTTTTTTTCGGTGACCTCATACCCGAGGACGCGATTAGTCGTTCCCAGGAGCTGGCGACAACCTGTGACGTCCTGCTCATTATGGGAACGTCCCTCGCGGTTTACCCCGCAGCAAGCATCCCGGTGCTTGCCGATCAAAGCGGCGCTAAGATCGTGATCGTCAACAAGGGCCCTACTGAGCTGGATCATATAGCTGACTATCGCTACGAAGTGGGGCTGGAGGCGTTCTCCCAGGCATTGATGGAGCTGATACAGCCGAAGTGA
- a CDS encoding hydrogenase maturation protease: MGKDTIVIGLGNPLMCDEGIGITLIEYLTKKQDEHPDVDFIDAGTGGMQLLHYISGRKKAVLIDCAFMGTEPGTIKRFTADEVKSIKKLSHLSLHEVDILKVIELSEQLGEAPDEVVFFGIEPAAVEDGMELSDTLAGKIDDYLQTIDAELGTD, from the coding sequence ATGGGCAAAGATACGATAGTAATAGGATTGGGAAATCCGCTGATGTGCGACGAAGGCATCGGCATCACGCTTATCGAATACCTCACTAAAAAGCAGGATGAACACCCGGATGTAGATTTCATCGATGCAGGCACGGGGGGGATGCAGCTTTTGCATTACATCTCCGGAAGAAAGAAGGCTGTGCTTATAGACTGCGCATTCATGGGAACTGAGCCGGGCACGATAAAACGCTTCACGGCGGACGAGGTCAAAAGCATCAAAAAACTCTCACACCTGTCCCTGCACGAGGTGGACATTCTCAAGGTGATCGAACTGTCGGAACAGTTGGGTGAAGCTCCGGATGAGGTCGTCTTTTTCGGTATCGAGCCTGCGGCAGTTGAGGACGGCATGGAACTGTCGGACACGCTTGCCGGCAAGATCGATGACTATCTGCAAACAATCGATGCTGAACTGGGGACGGATTAA
- a CDS encoding Ni/Fe hydrogenase subunit alpha, which yields MSNVNINVHHMTRVEGHGNIVVNASDGTVEKVQWQVPEAPRFFEAMVRGRKFDDIQTIVSRICGICSISHSLVAIKAVEDALSIDISEQTDMLRLLMHYSEQLQSHVLHVGYLVAPDLFNAPSVVPLVGKAPEAVKTIIGVHRVANQMSELLAGRITHPITLVPGGFSKVPSEKELRQLQDTLKAQVKPLQTICDVVASVAGNLPNFERDTEYVSLKQDKTYTFYHGDIASTEGTVKPVSEWESVANEYVVDQSTAKWAKWNRETYMVGALARYNNNAEYLSPLGKEVAGMFGLKKGCCNPFMNNIAQLAEAAHVVEHSIELIDKILSKGIEDERPNISPKPGRGYAAVEAPRGILFHAYEFDENFECTWGNMCIPTNQNHANIQKDFEKFVPENLESGEDNLRQGLEMLVRAYDPCISCSTHFLDVEFVR from the coding sequence ATGAGTAATGTAAATATAAATGTACATCACATGACACGTGTCGAGGGGCACGGCAATATTGTCGTAAACGCTAGTGACGGCACAGTGGAAAAAGTTCAATGGCAGGTTCCCGAAGCGCCGCGTTTCTTCGAAGCGATGGTGCGGGGAAGAAAATTCGATGATATTCAGACGATCGTCAGCAGGATCTGCGGGATATGTTCGATCAGTCACTCACTCGTAGCCATCAAGGCTGTCGAGGATGCACTGAGCATCGACATATCGGAACAGACCGACATGCTGCGTCTTCTGATGCACTACTCGGAACAGCTCCAGAGCCACGTTCTGCACGTCGGCTACCTGGTAGCTCCGGACCTGTTCAACGCTCCATCGGTTGTACCGCTGGTTGGAAAGGCTCCGGAGGCTGTGAAGACGATTATCGGCGTTCACCGCGTAGCAAACCAGATGTCCGAGCTGCTGGCGGGCAGGATCACGCACCCGATCACACTGGTGCCGGGCGGATTTTCGAAGGTGCCGAGTGAAAAGGAACTCAGGCAGCTTCAGGATACGCTGAAGGCACAAGTAAAGCCGCTGCAGACGATCTGTGACGTTGTGGCAAGTGTAGCGGGCAATCTGCCGAACTTCGAACGCGATACTGAGTACGTCTCGCTCAAGCAGGACAAGACGTATACCTTCTATCACGGCGATATAGCGTCGACCGAGGGTACTGTCAAGCCTGTCAGTGAGTGGGAAAGTGTTGCTAACGAGTATGTCGTTGACCAGTCCACAGCTAAATGGGCGAAGTGGAACCGCGAAACTTACATGGTCGGTGCCCTGGCACGTTACAACAACAATGCCGAGTACCTGAGCCCTCTGGGTAAGGAAGTAGCAGGCATGTTTGGTCTGAAGAAGGGCTGCTGCAATCCGTTCATGAACAATATTGCACAGCTTGCAGAGGCTGCACATGTCGTTGAGCACTCAATCGAGCTGATCGACAAGATCCTGAGCAAGGGCATCGAGGACGAGCGTCCGAATATCTCGCCTAAGCCTGGCAGAGGTTATGCAGCTGTCGAGGCTCCTCGCGGCATACTGTTCCACGCATACGAGTTTGACGAAAACTTCGAATGCACCTGGGGCAACATGTGTATCCCGACTAACCAGAACCACGCAAATATCCAGAAGGACTTTGAGAAGTTCGTACCCGAGAATCTCGAGTCTGGCGAGGACAATCTCCGCCAGGGACTGGAAATGCTGGTTCGTGCGTATGATCCGTGTATCTCCTGTTCAACCCACTTCCTTGACGTAGAATTCGTACGCTAA
- a CDS encoding cytochrome B: MDKPKVAIFDFACCEGCQLQIVNLEETILDLIGAVDVVEWREAMSEKSHEYDIAIIEGSITRPEDEKRLEIIRSRAKVLIAIGACATIGGINKLKNNFDLKDVKKCVYADSADKPHVDTEMTKALDEVVEVDYKIHGCPMNNEEFAYVVRCLLMGKKPVIPDYPVCVECKAKENVCRYEYGELCLGPIIRAGCGAKCPSAGYRCFGCRGYVDNPNVDAAKEIMDKYDLTVEDLKSRMVLFGSKQGPTI; encoded by the coding sequence AAAGTAGCAATTTTTGATTTTGCCTGCTGCGAAGGTTGTCAGCTCCAGATAGTGAATTTAGAGGAGACGATCCTCGATCTCATCGGCGCTGTCGACGTTGTCGAATGGCGGGAGGCAATGAGCGAAAAAAGTCACGAATATGATATCGCGATCATCGAAGGTTCGATAACCAGGCCCGAAGATGAGAAACGCCTGGAGATCATAAGAAGCCGGGCAAAGGTTCTGATCGCGATCGGTGCATGTGCGACTATCGGCGGGATCAACAAGCTCAAGAACAATTTCGATCTCAAGGACGTCAAAAAATGTGTCTACGCTGATTCGGCTGACAAGCCGCACGTAGATACCGAGATGACGAAGGCGCTCGACGAGGTGGTAGAAGTAGACTACAAGATACACGGCTGTCCGATGAACAACGAGGAATTCGCGTATGTAGTCCGCTGTCTGCTGATGGGCAAAAAGCCCGTCATCCCGGATTATCCGGTTTGCGTAGAATGCAAGGCGAAAGAAAACGTATGTCGCTACGAGTACGGCGAGCTGTGCCTGGGACCGATCATCCGTGCAGGCTGCGGAGCGAAGTGTCCTTCGGCAGGTTACAGATGCTTCGGCTGTAGGGGCTATGTTGACAACCCCAATGTCGACGCCGCGAAAGAGATCATGGACAAATACGATCTTACCGTAGAGGACCTGAAAAGCAGAATGGTATTGTTCGGAAGTAAGCAAGGACCTACAATATGA